The Caballeronia sp. NK8 genome includes a window with the following:
- a CDS encoding efflux RND transporter permease subunit, protein MNRFNLSALAVRERAVTLFLIIAISLSGVFAFLKLGRAEDPAFTIKVLTVSAVWPGATARQMQDLVAEPLEKRLQELTWYDRTETITRPGLALLTLTLKDSTPPAQVQEQFYQARKKLGDESHKLPNGALGPFVNDEYSDVSFALYSVEAPGLPPRLLTREAESLRQRLLHVSGVKKVDILGERPERIFVAFSYAKLANLGINARDIFDALQRQNALTAAGSVDANGPQVFIRLDGAFDDLRQIKAMPVVSNGHMFRLSDVADVTRGYEDPATFLIRHNGQNAQVLSVVMQDGWNGLDLGKALEAEEKQISAELPVGVGFKKITDQAVNIREAVDEFMLKFFVALGVVMLVSLVSLGWRVGIVVAAAVPLTLGAVFVIMLMTGRVFDRITLGALIISLGLLVDDAIISIEMMVVKLEEGVERVKAASYAWSHTAAPMLAGTLVTIIGFTPVGFARSTAGEYAGNIFWIVGYALIASWIVAVTFTPYLGVKLLPDIKPTQGGHAAIYATPNYEKFRSAVTWAVRRKFWIAGAVLLAFLTVGGGMAVVNQQFFPTSDRPEVLIEMQMPEGTSIEATSAATAKVEAWLKRQPEAKVVTSYIGQGAPRFFFSYNPELPDPSFAKIVVLTPDEKARDNLKVRLRENVANGLVPEARVRVTQLVFGPYSPFPVAFRVMGPDVDKVGVIAKKVAAIMRANPHMRQVNEDWSERAPTVHFILDQDRLRAIGLTSADAAQQLQFLLTGVPVTQFREDIRTVDVFARSAGPERLDPSRVGDLNLTGSDGHLIPLSQIGHMETRYEDPILKRRDRTPTITVRGDIDESLQPPDVSHEIERAIAPVIASLPPGYRIETAGSIEEAGKANAALAPIFPVMILLTLTIIIIQVRSFSAMAMVFLTAPLGIIGTVPTLLIFHQPFGFNAILGLIGLSGILMRNTLILIGQIHTNQQAGLDPFHAVVEATVQRARPVVLTAMAAVLAFIPLTFSVFWGSMAFTLIGGTAVGTVITLLFLPALYSIWYRIKPTPREESRALAQTHRLTTLSE, encoded by the coding sequence ATGAACAGGTTCAATCTCTCCGCGCTCGCGGTCCGTGAGCGCGCGGTCACCTTGTTCCTGATCATCGCCATCAGCCTGTCGGGCGTTTTTGCTTTCCTGAAACTCGGCCGGGCCGAGGATCCGGCCTTCACCATCAAGGTGCTGACGGTCTCCGCGGTGTGGCCGGGCGCAACCGCGAGGCAGATGCAGGACCTGGTCGCGGAGCCTCTCGAAAAGCGGCTGCAGGAACTCACATGGTACGACCGCACCGAGACGATCACGCGGCCCGGCCTCGCGCTTCTTACGCTGACTCTGAAAGACAGCACCCCGCCGGCGCAAGTGCAGGAACAGTTCTATCAGGCGCGCAAGAAGCTCGGTGACGAAAGCCATAAATTGCCGAACGGAGCCTTAGGCCCGTTCGTCAACGACGAGTACTCGGACGTCAGTTTCGCGCTGTATTCGGTGGAAGCCCCTGGCCTGCCGCCCCGACTTCTGACGAGAGAAGCGGAGTCTCTCAGGCAGCGTCTTCTGCACGTTTCGGGTGTCAAGAAAGTCGACATTCTGGGTGAGCGGCCGGAGCGCATCTTCGTTGCGTTCTCTTATGCGAAGCTGGCCAACCTGGGTATCAACGCGCGCGACATTTTCGACGCTTTGCAGCGACAGAACGCGTTGACTGCGGCGGGATCGGTCGACGCCAACGGTCCGCAGGTATTCATCCGGCTGGACGGCGCGTTCGACGATCTCCGGCAGATCAAGGCAATGCCGGTCGTCTCTAACGGACACATGTTCAGGCTGTCGGATGTCGCCGACGTCACGCGAGGGTACGAGGACCCGGCCACGTTCCTGATCAGGCACAACGGTCAGAACGCGCAGGTGTTGAGCGTCGTCATGCAGGACGGCTGGAACGGACTCGATCTCGGAAAGGCTCTCGAAGCGGAGGAGAAGCAAATATCGGCGGAATTGCCGGTTGGCGTCGGCTTCAAAAAGATCACCGATCAGGCTGTCAATATCCGTGAAGCGGTCGACGAATTCATGCTGAAGTTTTTTGTCGCGCTTGGCGTCGTGATGCTGGTCAGCCTGGTGAGTCTCGGATGGCGCGTGGGAATCGTCGTAGCGGCTGCGGTGCCGCTCACGCTCGGCGCGGTCTTTGTCATCATGTTGATGACAGGCCGGGTGTTCGACCGCATCACGCTGGGCGCGCTCATCATCTCGCTCGGTCTGCTGGTCGACGACGCGATCATCTCCATCGAGATGATGGTGGTGAAGCTCGAGGAGGGTGTCGAGAGAGTCAAGGCTGCGTCGTACGCGTGGAGTCACACGGCGGCGCCGATGCTCGCGGGTACGCTCGTGACCATCATCGGATTTACGCCGGTGGGGTTCGCGCGGTCGACCGCCGGCGAATACGCCGGCAACATCTTCTGGATCGTTGGTTATGCGCTGATTGCATCATGGATTGTCGCGGTCACTTTCACGCCTTACCTCGGCGTGAAGCTGCTGCCGGACATCAAGCCCACTCAGGGAGGGCACGCGGCGATCTACGCCACCCCAAACTACGAAAAATTCCGCTCGGCGGTGACGTGGGCAGTGCGTCGCAAGTTCTGGATAGCGGGCGCCGTGTTGCTGGCCTTCCTGACGGTCGGCGGCGGCATGGCCGTGGTGAACCAGCAATTCTTCCCGACCTCGGACCGGCCCGAAGTGCTGATCGAAATGCAAATGCCCGAGGGCACGAGCATCGAGGCGACGAGTGCCGCGACCGCCAAGGTCGAAGCGTGGCTCAAGCGGCAACCCGAGGCGAAGGTCGTGACCAGTTACATTGGTCAGGGCGCTCCCCGTTTTTTCTTCTCATACAACCCGGAGTTGCCGGATCCGTCGTTTGCGAAGATTGTGGTACTGACGCCCGACGAAAAAGCGCGTGACAACCTCAAGGTCCGCCTGCGCGAAAACGTGGCGAACGGACTGGTCCCCGAGGCACGCGTGCGGGTAACGCAACTGGTGTTCGGTCCTTACTCGCCTTTCCCCGTCGCGTTCCGGGTGATGGGACCCGACGTCGACAAGGTCGGTGTCATCGCCAAAAAAGTGGCGGCGATCATGCGCGCCAACCCCCACATGCGCCAGGTCAACGAGGACTGGAGTGAACGCGCGCCGACCGTTCATTTCATACTCGATCAGGACCGCCTGCGCGCTATCGGACTGACCTCGGCCGATGCCGCCCAGCAACTGCAGTTCTTGCTGACGGGTGTTCCCGTGACCCAGTTCCGCGAGGACATTCGTACCGTCGACGTGTTCGCGCGCAGCGCCGGTCCTGAACGCCTCGATCCATCGCGCGTCGGAGATTTGAACCTGACCGGCAGCGACGGCCACCTGATCCCGCTCTCTCAAATCGGTCACATGGAGACGCGCTATGAGGACCCGATTCTGAAGCGCAGGGATCGAACGCCCACTATCACCGTGAGAGGCGATATCGACGAATCGCTTCAGCCGCCGGATGTCTCGCATGAAATAGAGCGGGCGATTGCGCCGGTCATTGCGTCGTTGCCGCCTGGCTATCGAATCGAGACGGCCGGCTCGATTGAAGAAGCCGGCAAGGCGAATGCCGCACTCGCGCCGATCTTCCCCGTGATGATTCTGCTGACGCTCACGATCATCATTATCCAGGTGAGGTCGTTCTCCGCGATGGCGATGGTGTTTCTCACCGCGCCGTTGGGGATCATCGGCACCGTGCCGACCTTGCTGATCTTTCACCAGCCTTTTGGTTTCAACGCAATCCTGGGGCTGATCGGCTTGTCGGGGATCCTGATGCGCAACACGCTGATCCTGATCGGGCAGATCCATACCAACCAGCAAGCCGGGCTCGATCCTTTTCACGCGGTCGTCGAGGCAACCGTTCAGCGTGCGCGCCCCGTCGTGCTTACCGCCATGGCAGCGGTGCTGGCGTTCATCCCGTTGACCTTCTCGGTCTTCTGGGGATCGATGGCCTTCACGCTAATCGGCGGTACGGCCGTGGGCACGGTGATTACGCTGCTGTTCCTGCCAGCTCTGTACTCGATCTGGTATCGCATCAAGCCAACGCCGCGCGAGGAATCGCGCGCGCTGGCACAGACGCATCGTCTCACCACGCTCTCTGAATAA
- a CDS encoding AraC family transcriptional regulator, with amino-acid sequence MKTHRSPGLPTMETEAAALARVHASMVSRLLELAPNEGYNATPMPDIRLLRSNRPLTRTPVLYEPGIVFIAQGRKRGYLGNEVYVYDAQHYLAVALPLPFSMETDATADEPLLAVYVRLDLTLAADVLLQIDERNGVVPGEPGGMATTRLDLALGESVLRFLDAMRDPLEAALLGPTLVREIYFRVFIGEQGASMRAALDLDGNFGRISKVLRKIHSSYAEALTIETLAREAAMSVPSFHMHFKAATKTSPLQYIKSTRLHQARLLMARQGMTAAAASARVGYESASQFSREFKRLFGGTPSEELRRMKRHFPVPEAKPGSSLYVSSH; translated from the coding sequence ATGAAAACGCACCGCTCTCCCGGATTGCCGACGATGGAAACCGAAGCCGCAGCACTGGCTCGCGTGCATGCTTCGATGGTGAGCCGGCTGCTCGAACTCGCGCCGAACGAAGGCTATAACGCGACGCCGATGCCGGACATTCGCCTGTTGCGATCGAACCGGCCGCTCACGCGCACGCCGGTGCTGTACGAGCCGGGCATCGTCTTCATCGCGCAGGGCCGCAAGCGCGGTTATCTCGGCAACGAGGTCTATGTCTACGATGCACAGCACTATCTGGCCGTTGCGTTGCCGCTGCCGTTTTCGATGGAAACCGACGCCACCGCCGACGAACCGCTGCTCGCGGTCTACGTGCGTCTGGATCTCACGCTCGCCGCCGATGTATTGCTGCAGATCGACGAGCGCAATGGCGTGGTGCCGGGCGAGCCGGGCGGCATGGCCACGACGAGGCTCGATCTGGCGCTCGGCGAATCCGTGCTGCGCTTCCTCGACGCGATGCGCGACCCGCTAGAAGCCGCGCTATTGGGGCCGACGCTCGTCCGCGAGATTTACTTTCGCGTGTTCATCGGCGAGCAGGGCGCTTCGATGCGCGCCGCGCTCGACCTCGACGGAAACTTCGGGCGCATTTCCAAGGTGCTGCGCAAGATTCATTCGAGCTACGCCGAAGCACTGACGATTGAAACGCTCGCAAGGGAAGCGGCCATGAGCGTGCCGTCGTTTCATATGCACTTCAAGGCGGCCACGAAGACGTCGCCGCTGCAGTACATCAAGTCGACGCGACTGCATCAGGCGAGGCTCCTGATGGCGCGTCAAGGCATGACAGCCGCCGCGGCGAGCGCGCGAGTCGGCTATGAAAGCGCGTCGCAATTCAGCCGGGAGTTCAAGCGGCTCTTCGGCGGCACTCCCTCGGAGGAGTTGCGGAGGATGAAGCGGCATTTTCCAGTGCCGGAGGCGAAGCCCGGATCGTCGCTGTACGTATCGTCCCACTAG
- a CDS encoding NAD-dependent succinate-semialdehyde dehydrogenase: MIDVLNPADGTVVGQVEHHSEAQVRAAIDRTCAAFPAWSRTLARERSELLRKWFDLVSADKTAFAELICRENGKCMSEAFGEIEYGLGFVEWYAEEAKRMYGDTIPTHAKDAAVIVTKEPVGPVASITPWNFPFMMITRKVATALAAGCTILLKPAEQTPLTAYKLLEYARRAGIPEGVFEMVTGDPVQIGKLTTDDPRIRKISFTGSTAVGKLLAAQCAGTLKKMTMELGGNAPFIVFDDADFDEAAKALVSAKLRNSGQVCISPNRVYVQASVHDAFVQRVKALVEAIPVDQGLQEGFVVGPLINRAAIDKVARLVDDSRERGAKVVLGGHPHAKGGLFYAPTILVDVADDMPIASSEIFGPVFPIYRFSTEAEVIARSNDSEYGLVAYAFTRQLSRSFRLSRNLEAGMVILNSGSVGTASVPFGGVKQSGYGREGSHHGIEEYVHVKYTLMSGLA; encoded by the coding sequence ATGATCGATGTACTCAATCCCGCCGACGGCACGGTCGTCGGGCAAGTCGAACATCATTCGGAAGCGCAGGTGCGCGCCGCCATCGACCGCACATGCGCGGCCTTTCCGGCCTGGTCGCGCACTCTGGCACGCGAGCGGAGCGAACTGCTGCGCAAATGGTTCGACCTCGTCAGCGCCGACAAGACCGCGTTCGCCGAGCTGATTTGCCGCGAGAACGGCAAGTGCATGTCGGAAGCTTTCGGCGAAATCGAATATGGGTTGGGCTTCGTCGAATGGTACGCGGAGGAAGCGAAACGCATGTACGGCGATACCATCCCCACTCACGCGAAAGACGCAGCGGTGATCGTCACGAAAGAACCTGTCGGGCCGGTCGCGTCGATCACGCCATGGAATTTTCCGTTCATGATGATCACGCGCAAGGTCGCGACCGCGCTCGCAGCAGGTTGCACGATCCTCCTGAAGCCCGCAGAGCAAACGCCCCTGACCGCGTACAAGCTGCTCGAATACGCGCGCCGCGCCGGCATTCCGGAAGGCGTGTTCGAGATGGTCACGGGCGACCCCGTGCAGATCGGCAAGCTCACCACCGACGATCCGCGCATCCGCAAGATCTCGTTCACCGGTTCGACCGCAGTCGGCAAGTTGCTCGCCGCGCAGTGCGCCGGCACGCTCAAGAAGATGACGATGGAACTGGGCGGCAACGCACCGTTCATCGTCTTCGACGACGCCGATTTCGACGAAGCCGCAAAGGCACTCGTGTCCGCGAAGCTGCGCAACAGCGGGCAGGTCTGCATCTCGCCGAACCGCGTGTATGTTCAGGCCAGCGTGCATGACGCGTTCGTTCAGCGCGTGAAGGCGCTCGTCGAAGCGATTCCGGTCGATCAGGGGCTGCAGGAGGGGTTCGTCGTCGGTCCGCTGATCAATCGCGCGGCCATCGACAAGGTCGCCAGGCTCGTCGACGATTCGCGCGAACGCGGCGCCAAGGTCGTGCTCGGCGGACATCCGCACGCGAAAGGCGGACTTTTCTATGCGCCCACCATCCTCGTCGATGTCGCGGACGATATGCCGATCGCCTCGTCCGAAATATTCGGACCCGTCTTCCCGATCTACCGCTTCTCCACCGAAGCCGAAGTCATTGCACGCAGCAACGACAGCGAATATGGTCTCGTCGCCTATGCGTTCACGCGCCAGCTGAGCCGCTCGTTCCGGCTGTCGCGCAACCTCGAGGCGGGCATGGTGATCCTGAACTCCGGCTCGGTCGGCACGGCTTCGGTGCCGTTCGGCGGCGTGAAGCAATCCGGTTACGGGCGCGAAGGTAGTCATCATGGAATCGAAGAATATGTGCACGTCAAATACACGCTCATGAGCGGTCTCGCCTGA
- a CDS encoding MFS transporter, with amino-acid sequence MSTTSGARHSKPGMLRIIATSSLGTMLEYYDFFVYVALTSTLTHLFLPSTDRTVAAMAGVATFGIAYVARPLGTIIFSPMADRIGRKKTFVITLAIMGIATVGIGCLPTYAMAGLLAPIGLIALRVVQGIALGGEYGSAVVYVMEHAPAGRKGMATSVLQGTASLGLLLALAIVSALKFALDASAFESWGWRVPFLISAPIVAVATWIRLGMTETPVFAEMKQAGRLSKSPLQDTLSSATSWKAILVAMFGAQGGTSVSLYTSIVYMLYFLQNVLKVDPARANMCLGIAIVVAAPFYPAFGRLSDAIGRARVMLIGIVLWILAAYPAFAGIRTNALAGGWATVTMLVALLAVLTAMIMAPLPAFIAECFPPQSRTTGFGLSQQLGNVLFGGFLPLISLSLVNLTGNPLAGVGYSIASLLPCLAVTFFWGLRQDRLIRQRSREVQCASPADAGQLPVR; translated from the coding sequence ATGTCCACCACTTCCGGCGCGCGACATTCAAAGCCCGGCATGCTGCGGATCATCGCGACATCGAGCCTCGGCACGATGCTCGAGTACTACGATTTCTTCGTCTATGTCGCGCTGACATCGACCTTGACGCACCTGTTTCTTCCATCGACGGACCGGACCGTCGCCGCAATGGCGGGCGTTGCCACCTTCGGCATCGCGTATGTCGCGCGGCCGTTGGGCACGATCATTTTCAGCCCGATGGCCGACCGCATCGGACGCAAGAAGACATTCGTCATCACGCTCGCGATCATGGGCATCGCGACAGTGGGTATCGGCTGTCTGCCGACCTACGCGATGGCCGGCTTGCTCGCGCCCATAGGACTGATCGCGCTGCGCGTGGTGCAGGGCATCGCGCTCGGCGGCGAATACGGCTCCGCGGTCGTCTACGTGATGGAGCATGCGCCCGCAGGCCGAAAAGGCATGGCGACGAGCGTGCTGCAAGGTACCGCGAGCCTCGGACTGTTGCTGGCGCTGGCGATCGTGTCGGCGCTGAAGTTCGCGCTCGATGCATCGGCATTCGAATCGTGGGGCTGGCGCGTCCCGTTCCTGATCTCGGCGCCGATCGTCGCGGTGGCGACATGGATTCGCCTCGGCATGACGGAAACGCCTGTGTTCGCGGAGATGAAGCAGGCGGGCCGTCTGTCGAAATCGCCGCTGCAGGACACCTTGTCGAGCGCGACGTCGTGGAAAGCGATCCTTGTCGCGATGTTCGGCGCGCAAGGCGGGACGTCGGTGTCGCTCTATACGTCGATCGTCTACATGCTGTACTTCCTGCAAAACGTGTTGAAGGTCGATCCTGCGCGCGCGAATATGTGCCTCGGTATCGCTATCGTCGTGGCTGCGCCGTTTTATCCCGCATTCGGCCGTCTGTCCGATGCGATCGGCCGCGCGCGTGTGATGCTGATCGGCATCGTGCTGTGGATACTTGCGGCATATCCTGCGTTCGCGGGCATCAGGACGAATGCGCTCGCAGGCGGCTGGGCCACGGTGACAATGCTCGTCGCGCTGCTGGCCGTGTTGACGGCGATGATCATGGCGCCGCTGCCCGCGTTCATCGCCGAATGTTTTCCGCCGCAAAGCAGGACCACGGGCTTCGGATTGTCGCAACAACTCGGCAATGTGCTGTTCGGCGGGTTTCTTCCGTTGATCAGTCTTTCGCTCGTCAATCTGACAGGCAACCCGCTTGCCGGCGTCGGGTACTCGATCGCGTCGCTGTTGCCCTGTCTTGCCGTCACGTTCTTCTGGGGACTGCGGCAGGATCGGCTCATCCGTCAGCGCAGTCGCGAAGTACAGTGCGCAAGCCCTGCGGACGCGGGCCAGTTGCCGGTACGCTGA
- a CDS encoding enoyl-CoA hydratase-related protein yields MSTHANDAGSLVESFVDDGVLTLTLNSPSDSNALNVAMTEALSDALEQINDRRDVHCVLLRSSSPHFCTGGNVKDMQRGSDLMSGSVEDVRDRLHRSLHRITRALSGLDVPSICAVNGAAVGAGCDLALMCDIRVASTKAVFAESFLRLGLVSGIGGSWFLARIVGYAKALELTLTSEFIDAEAALGLGIVSKVVPEDALDIDARSLAKRIAQNPPTALRMAKRLVREAADASLATTLEMAASMQAILLCGREHKEAVDRFLAQQAAKKRTHM; encoded by the coding sequence GTGTCAACACATGCAAACGATGCCGGTTCACTGGTCGAATCGTTCGTCGATGACGGCGTGCTCACGCTCACGCTCAACAGCCCGAGCGACAGCAACGCGCTGAACGTCGCGATGACGGAGGCGCTGTCGGACGCGCTCGAGCAGATCAACGACCGGCGCGACGTGCACTGCGTGCTGCTGCGTTCGTCGTCGCCGCACTTCTGCACGGGCGGCAACGTGAAGGACATGCAAAGGGGCAGCGATCTCATGAGCGGCAGTGTCGAGGATGTACGCGACCGCCTGCATCGCAGCCTGCACAGAATCACGCGCGCACTGAGCGGTCTCGATGTGCCGTCGATATGCGCGGTGAATGGCGCCGCGGTCGGAGCTGGCTGCGATCTTGCGTTGATGTGCGACATCCGCGTGGCGAGCACGAAAGCCGTGTTCGCAGAGAGTTTCCTGCGGCTCGGACTGGTGTCGGGCATCGGCGGATCGTGGTTCCTCGCGCGGATCGTGGGCTATGCGAAGGCGCTGGAACTGACGCTGACCAGCGAGTTCATCGACGCCGAAGCGGCGCTGGGCCTCGGCATCGTGTCGAAGGTGGTGCCCGAGGACGCGCTCGACATCGATGCGCGGTCGCTGGCGAAGCGCATTGCGCAGAACCCGCCGACGGCGCTGCGCATGGCGAAGCGGCTCGTGCGCGAAGCGGCCGATGCGTCGCTTGCGACGACGCTCGAAATGGCGGCAAGCATGCAGGCCATTCTGTTGTGCGGTCGCGAGCACAAGGAGGCTGTCGACCGGTTTCTCGCGCAGCAGGCGGCGAAGAAGCGCACGCACATGTGA